From the genome of Methylomonas sp. UP202, one region includes:
- a CDS encoding DUF4942 domain-containing protein has product MIDNHQYYPTPETLSIKAWETFKNRQFVRVLEPSAGEGHLLKPRPFKHWQKIPVDCIEIDISKHPILRSQGYSVVGMDFMQFKSGSLYSHVLMNPPFADGAQHVLKAWEILFDGEIVAILNAETLKNPFSKERKHLLRLIEQFGEVEYLSAMFAGQDAERKTDVEIALVWLKKTSTFEEELLGNILDDLRRDQVSAERLAGDGQPIHELALANAFIDNAVLMFNAAVEAARQSAFSEARAMRYRKMLGQTLGELNGDAAVKSTQSTLDWVKNQLYTDYSDLKDRAWSGILRSTQVTSRLSSAAQKRLESDFETIKSLEFTVPNIYGFLQGIIDQQGDIQLSMVCDVFDLITRYHSDNTVFYMGWKSNDKHRTLGMRIKTTRFVIPGHATESYQNDLSWESQRMLADFDKVFAIYTKRNTCQISQYSIGRGLELIKRSKHLP; this is encoded by the coding sequence ATGATAGACAATCATCAGTATTACCCAACGCCTGAAACGTTAAGTATCAAGGCTTGGGAAACCTTCAAAAACCGGCAGTTCGTTCGTGTATTGGAACCCTCTGCGGGCGAAGGCCATTTATTAAAACCTCGACCTTTCAAACACTGGCAGAAAATTCCGGTCGATTGCATTGAAATCGATATCAGCAAACACCCTATCTTGCGTTCGCAGGGCTATTCGGTGGTGGGCATGGATTTTATGCAGTTCAAAAGCGGCAGCCTGTATTCGCATGTGTTGATGAATCCCCCGTTTGCCGACGGCGCACAGCATGTGCTGAAGGCGTGGGAGATTTTATTCGACGGTGAGATCGTAGCCATACTCAATGCCGAAACCTTGAAAAACCCGTTCTCCAAGGAACGAAAGCATTTGCTCCGATTGATTGAGCAGTTTGGCGAAGTCGAATACTTGTCGGCGATGTTTGCCGGCCAGGATGCCGAGCGCAAAACGGATGTGGAAATCGCACTGGTCTGGCTGAAAAAAACCTCAACGTTCGAAGAGGAGCTGTTAGGCAACATCCTCGATGACTTACGTCGCGATCAAGTGAGCGCCGAGCGTTTGGCCGGCGATGGCCAGCCCATCCATGAACTGGCGTTAGCCAATGCCTTTATCGACAATGCGGTGCTGATGTTCAATGCCGCCGTCGAAGCGGCCCGGCAATCGGCATTTAGCGAGGCCCGTGCCATGCGCTATCGCAAAATGCTGGGGCAAACCCTCGGTGAATTGAATGGCGATGCGGCGGTCAAGTCCACGCAGTCCACGCTGGATTGGGTGAAGAATCAGCTTTATACCGATTACAGCGACCTGAAAGATCGTGCCTGGTCCGGTATTTTGCGTTCCACGCAAGTCACCTCGCGGTTGTCGTCAGCGGCGCAAAAACGGCTGGAGTCGGATTTCGAGACGATTAAGTCACTGGAATTCACCGTACCTAATATCTACGGTTTTTTACAGGGCATCATCGACCAGCAAGGCGATATTCAGCTGAGCATGGTCTGCGATGTATTCGACCTGATCACTCGTTATCACAGTGACAATACCGTCTTTTACATGGGCTGGAAGTCCAACGATAAGCATCGCACGCTGGGCATGCGTATCAAAACCACCCGCTTTGTCATTCCGGGTCATGCCACCGAATCGTATCAAAACGATTTGTCGTGGGAATCCCAACGGATGCTGGCGGATTTTGACAAAGTGTTTGCAATTTATACGAAGCGCAACACTTGCCAAATATCCCAATACAGCATAGGCCGGGGTTTAGAGTTAATCAAGCGTTCTAAACACTTGCCTTAA
- a CDS encoding DNA methyltransferase, producing the protein MGTNAGAEILPFQSWRHFKEAFAPELIERAVSQTSGSIKHIVDPFGGSGTTALAAQFLGIKPTTIEVNPFLADLIEAKICHLDVDNAAAEFARVVERASNEPGPKLPVFDGAPATFVEPGENDRYIFSQPIARRFLAYRSAIDEVKNDACRRLFRVVLAATAIPVSNVMISGKGRRYRKNWQARLVAPNNVDNLFKEGVLQAIYDLRRFASRPCLEYCLLRGDARNLAGTVGNHDLAIFSPPYPNSFDYTDVYNVELWSLGYLNSREANTSLRQSTLRSHVQILRDWSHSGLKSNTLAATIDSLQQIREKLWNRHIPEMIGAYADDMATVLSQLALGLRTGGRVYMVVGDSRYAGIDVPVAQILDEISSSFGYKTKELEPCRSMRASPQQGGRQELPETLVVLERR; encoded by the coding sequence ATGGGCACCAATGCCGGCGCTGAAATATTACCTTTCCAGTCTTGGCGGCATTTCAAAGAAGCATTTGCTCCTGAGTTAATAGAGAGAGCAGTCAGCCAAACATCGGGAAGCATTAAGCATATCGTCGATCCTTTCGGGGGTTCCGGAACTACTGCTCTAGCCGCTCAATTTCTTGGCATCAAGCCTACTACAATTGAGGTTAACCCTTTTTTAGCGGATTTGATAGAGGCAAAAATTTGTCATCTTGACGTCGATAACGCTGCAGCTGAATTTGCCCGCGTCGTTGAGCGTGCGTCTAACGAGCCCGGGCCGAAATTGCCAGTTTTTGACGGGGCTCCGGCGACTTTTGTGGAGCCGGGAGAAAATGACCGCTATATTTTTTCACAGCCGATTGCTCGGCGATTTCTTGCGTATCGGTCTGCGATTGATGAAGTAAAGAACGACGCCTGCCGCAGATTGTTTCGCGTTGTTTTGGCCGCAACAGCAATTCCAGTCAGCAATGTTATGATTAGCGGCAAAGGACGTCGATATCGTAAAAATTGGCAGGCACGCTTAGTCGCCCCAAACAACGTAGACAATTTGTTTAAGGAAGGGGTGTTACAAGCTATTTACGATCTTCGTCGATTCGCCTCTCGGCCGTGCCTTGAATACTGCCTGTTACGAGGCGACGCGCGTAACTTAGCGGGCACCGTAGGCAACCACGATTTAGCCATCTTTTCACCGCCTTATCCCAATTCTTTTGATTATACGGATGTATACAATGTTGAGCTTTGGTCGTTGGGCTATCTGAACAGCAGAGAAGCAAACACAAGTCTGCGTCAATCCACTCTTAGAAGCCATGTTCAAATTCTCCGTGACTGGAGCCATAGCGGGCTTAAAAGCAACACTCTTGCAGCAACGATAGACTCACTCCAACAAATCCGAGAGAAACTTTGGAATCGACATATCCCTGAGATGATAGGGGCTTATGCCGATGACATGGCAACCGTTTTATCGCAACTTGCACTCGGGCTCAGGACCGGCGGGCGAGTTTATATGGTGGTTGGCGATAGTCGATATGCCGGAATTGATGTTCCTGTAGCTCAAATCCTCGATGAAATCAGTTCATCGTTTGGTTATAAAACTAAAGAATTGGAGCCTTGTCGATCAATGCGCGCCTCGCCTCAGCAAGGTGGACGGCAGGAATTACCAGAAACATTGGTCGTATTGGAACGCCGTTAG